From the genome of Armatimonadota bacterium, one region includes:
- the katG gene encoding catalase-peroxidase → MNEQEKTNVTPDTKHPGVETQRTNRDWWPHQLNLKVLHQNSPQSNPMGEDFDYAKEFSTLDLEAVKKDLRELMTQSQDWWPADFGHYGPLFIRMAWHSAGTYRIGDGRGGASSGQQRFAPLNSWPDNANLDKARRLLWPIKQKYGRKISWADLMILAGNVALESMGAKVIGFAGGREDWWEPDESVYWGPEGQWLEDKRHTAEGDLQNPLAAVQMGLIYVNPEGPGGQPDPIAAAKDIRETFGRMGMNDEETVALIAGGHTFGKAHGAGPASYVGPEPEAAPIEQQGLGWKSSFGSGKGADTITSGLEVTWTTTPTRWSNNFLENLFKYEWELTKSPAGAWQWVAKDAPAIIPDAHDPTKKHRPTMLTTDLALRYDPVYEKIARRFLENPDEFADAFARAWFKLTHRDMGPRTRYLGPEVPQEEFIWQDPIPAVDHPLIEEQDIAELKAKILASGLSISELVYTAWSSAATFRGSDKRGGANGARIRLAPQKDWEVNMPEQLSKVLGVLEGVQREFNEAHARTDGKKVSLADLIVLGGCAAVEQAARNAGYQVTVPFTPGRMDASQEQTDVESFAVLEPIYDGFRNYLKEHYSVPAEVLLIDKAQLLTLTAPEMTVLVGGMRVLNANYNRSPHGVFTRRPETLTNDFFVNLLDMSTEWTPVDKDAYLFEGRDRKTGELRWTATRVDLIFGHNAQLRAIAEVYACEDGKEKFVHDFIAAWNKVMNLDRFDLKR, encoded by the coding sequence ATGAACGAGCAAGAAAAGACCAACGTAACACCTGATACCAAACATCCCGGGGTGGAGACACAGCGCACCAATCGCGACTGGTGGCCGCACCAGCTGAACCTGAAAGTGCTTCATCAGAATTCTCCCCAGAGCAATCCGATGGGAGAAGATTTCGATTACGCGAAGGAGTTCAGCACCCTGGACCTAGAAGCGGTGAAGAAAGACCTGCGCGAGCTGATGACACAGTCGCAGGACTGGTGGCCCGCCGACTTCGGGCACTATGGACCGCTGTTTATCCGCATGGCTTGGCACAGCGCAGGAACCTATCGTATCGGTGACGGTCGTGGCGGCGCGAGCAGCGGGCAGCAACGATTCGCCCCGCTGAACAGCTGGCCCGACAACGCCAATCTGGATAAGGCGCGCCGTCTGCTCTGGCCCATCAAACAGAAGTACGGCAGAAAAATCTCGTGGGCTGACCTCATGATTCTGGCAGGCAATGTGGCACTGGAGTCGATGGGCGCGAAGGTCATCGGCTTTGCTGGCGGTCGTGAGGACTGGTGGGAACCTGACGAGAGCGTGTACTGGGGACCAGAGGGACAGTGGCTGGAAGACAAGCGCCATACCGCCGAAGGTGACCTGCAAAACCCACTGGCAGCGGTGCAGATGGGGCTTATCTACGTCAATCCCGAGGGACCAGGCGGTCAACCTGACCCTATTGCCGCAGCCAAAGACATTCGCGAGACGTTTGGGCGGATGGGCATGAACGACGAGGAGACGGTCGCGCTTATCGCTGGTGGGCATACCTTTGGCAAGGCGCATGGTGCAGGACCTGCCTCCTACGTCGGTCCCGAGCCTGAGGCTGCTCCCATCGAGCAGCAGGGATTAGGCTGGAAGAGCAGTTTCGGATCCGGCAAAGGAGCTGACACAATCACCAGCGGACTGGAGGTCACCTGGACGACCACACCCACCCGGTGGAGCAACAATTTCCTGGAGAACCTGTTCAAATACGAGTGGGAGCTGACCAAAAGTCCCGCAGGTGCTTGGCAGTGGGTGGCAAAAGACGCGCCTGCCATCATTCCCGATGCGCATGATCCCACCAAGAAGCATCGCCCCACCATGTTGACCACTGACCTGGCGCTGCGGTACGACCCCGTTTACGAAAAGATAGCTCGCCGCTTCCTGGAGAACCCCGACGAGTTTGCCGATGCGTTCGCGCGCGCCTGGTTCAAACTCACCCATCGCGACATGGGACCGCGCACGCGCTACCTGGGACCGGAGGTGCCCCAGGAGGAGTTCATCTGGCAAGATCCCATTCCGGCGGTAGACCACCCGCTGATTGAGGAGCAAGACATCGCCGAGCTCAAGGCAAAAATCCTCGCGTCCGGGCTGTCCATCTCGGAGCTGGTGTACACTGCCTGGTCGTCCGCAGCCACCTTCCGCGGCTCCGACAAGCGCGGCGGCGCGAACGGCGCGCGTATCCGCCTCGCCCCCCAGAAGGACTGGGAGGTAAATATGCCTGAGCAACTCAGCAAGGTGCTGGGCGTGCTGGAGGGCGTCCAGCGCGAGTTTAACGAGGCTCATGCCCGCACCGACGGCAAGAAGGTGTCGCTGGCGGACCTCATCGTGCTGGGCGGCTGCGCGGCGGTGGAGCAGGCGGCACGCAATGCGGGATACCAGGTCACCGTGCCTTTTACGCCGGGACGCATGGACGCTTCGCAGGAACAGACCGATGTCGAGTCCTTTGCCGTGCTGGAGCCGATTTACGACGGCTTCCGTAACTACCTGAAGGAACACTACAGCGTTCCTGCCGAGGTGCTTCTGATAGACAAAGCGCAGCTGCTGACGTTGACCGCTCCCGAGATGACGGTGCTGGTCGGAGGCATGAGGGTTCTCAACGCCAACTACAACAGGTCGCCGCACGGCGTGTTCACCAGGCGCCCCGAAACGCTCACCAACGATTTCTTCGTGAACCTGTTGGACATGAGCACCGAGTGGACGCCTGTGGACAAAGACGCCTACCTGTTCGAAGGACGCGACCGCAAGACGGGCGAACTGCGCTGGACAGCTACCCGGGTGGACCTGATATTTGGGCACAATGCGCAGCTGCGTGCCATCGCGGAAGTGTACGCCTGCGAAGACGGCAAGGAGAAGTTCGTGCACGACTTCATCGCCGCGTGGAACAAGGTGATGAACCTGGACCGCTTCGACCTGAAGCGATAG
- a CDS encoding hypothetical protein (possible pseudo, frameshifted) gives MQHLADERLHQLLTWLAQQGIASETPTRETPCVFVDGTGVGYASPFLAQYLRGAQVRQQRSHVKVVALGCWQGGRVWVMGLSCGGAYADEGRLLWEWVERHGLGGLSCGTLLVGDGLYGYRAQLLVALERAGWLPVAVVRDGVWQQVRADARLRARARAQTYGWALRERYRIEQVFGSVKGAYGSVWRARSWVVARVWVWGMFVLWNMVGVVQVAGSGCFVCWWWVWGLCDFSNTLFPS, from the coding sequence TTGCAGCATCTTGCAGACGAACGCCTGCACCAACTGCTCACTTGGCTTGCCCAGCAGGGCATCGCGTCAGAGACACCGACCCGTGAAACGCCGTGTGTGTTTGTGGATGGCACGGGCGTGGGGTATGCCTCACCGTTTTTGGCGCAGTATTTGCGTGGGGCACAGGTACGTCAGCAGCGGTCGCATGTGAAGGTGGTGGCGTTGGGGTGTTGGCAGGGGGGTCGGGTGTGGGTGATGGGGTTATCGTGTGGGGGGGCATATGCGGATGAGGGGCGTCTGTTGTGGGAGTGGGTGGAGCGTCATGGGCTTGGTGGTTTGTCGTGTGGCACTTTATTAGTTGGGGACGGGTTGTATGGTTATCGGGCGCAGTTATTGGTTGCGTTGGAGCGTGCGGGTTGGTTGCCTGTGGCAGTGGTTCGGGATGGCGTGTGGCAGCAGGTGCGTGCGGATGCGCGGTTGCGTGCGCGTGCACGTGCGCAGACATATGGTTGGGCGTTGCGGGAGCGTTATCGGATAGAGCAGGTGTTTGGTAGTGTGAAGGGAGCTTATGGGAGTGTGTGGCGAGCGCGTTCGTGGGTGGTTGCACGGGTGTGGGTGTGGGGCATGTTTGTGTTGTGGAACATGGTGGGTGTGGTGCAGGTGGCTGGTAGCGGTTGTTTTGTGTGTTGGTGGTGGGTGTGGGGTCTATGCGATTTTTCGAACACCCTCTTTCCCTCTTGA
- the lipM gene encoding octanoyltransferase LipM: MLATWRLIRDEAGDAAWNMAVDEAVLESVIAGEQPPTLRFYHWAKPSVSLGRFQQRERVLHLALCRERGIQLVQRLTGGKAVLHGHDLTLCVVVPLRFFAPAHRVLEVHLQLVHALAKGFRLLGIDARPVSRTDARTLRGSHAGCFEYALPGDLATPEGVKLAGGAQYRRADTVMEQVSIPIEPLPDVLHGCLQPWNEPAPSPLQGVSRGELTGALVEGFAAEFGIQWQQARLSDAEIARAQGLLEKYFQG, translated from the coding sequence GTGCTGGCAACCTGGCGATTGATTCGCGACGAAGCAGGCGATGCAGCATGGAATATGGCAGTGGACGAGGCGGTTCTGGAGTCCGTCATAGCAGGCGAACAGCCCCCTACCCTGCGGTTTTATCACTGGGCAAAACCCTCCGTGTCGCTGGGGCGTTTTCAGCAGAGGGAGAGAGTGCTGCACCTCGCTTTGTGCCGCGAACGAGGTATCCAGCTGGTGCAGAGGTTAACCGGTGGTAAGGCGGTGCTACACGGACACGATCTGACGCTGTGTGTAGTGGTCCCTCTGCGCTTTTTCGCCCCGGCACATCGCGTGCTGGAGGTGCATCTTCAGCTGGTGCACGCTCTGGCGAAGGGCTTTCGGCTTCTGGGCATCGACGCACGCCCTGTCTCTCGCACCGACGCCCGCACCCTGCGAGGTTCGCACGCCGGTTGTTTCGAGTATGCCCTACCCGGCGACCTGGCAACGCCCGAAGGGGTCAAACTGGCAGGCGGTGCGCAGTACCGGCGGGCGGATACGGTGATGGAACAGGTGAGCATCCCCATCGAGCCATTGCCTGACGTGCTGCACGGTTGCTTGCAACCGTGGAACGAGCCTGCCCCCTCGCCTCTGCAGGGGGTTTCGCGAGGTGAACTGACTGGTGCGCTGGTAGAAGGCTTCGCCGCCGAGTTTGGTATACAGTGGCAGCAGGCGCGGCTGAGCGACGCCGAAATCGCCCGGGCACAGGGGTTGCTGGAGAAGTATTTTCAGGGATAA
- a CDS encoding putative pterin-4-alpha-carbinolamine dehydratase translates to MALLSDEQIAQMLQKTPQWKRLGKEITRTINFNSFREAVGFVVQVALLAERMNHHPYIAIHYKTVVLNLSTHSEGGLTEKDFELAQQIDRIA, encoded by the coding sequence ATGGCTCTGTTGAGCGACGAGCAAATCGCCCAGATGTTGCAAAAAACTCCCCAGTGGAAGCGGCTGGGCAAGGAGATTACCCGAACGATAAACTTCAACAGCTTCCGCGAAGCGGTCGGATTCGTAGTGCAGGTGGCTCTGCTGGCAGAGAGAATGAACCATCATCCCTACATCGCCATCCACTATAAGACGGTCGTGCTCAACCTGAGCACCCATTCGGAAGGGGGACTCACCGAAAAGGATTTTGAGCTGGCTCAGCAAATCGACAGGATAGCGTGA
- a CDS encoding Crp/Fnr family transcriptional regulator: protein MEALEALRRVLFLRDADEQVLRSLLARARTINVGRGEVLFLRGEPCHGLYVVLQGAIRLYNSSSSGREQVIGVERSGSLIGELPLFDGGNQPCSAEAMIPSRLLFIPREHFLAILHAHPELMQAALRALAIRVRRLLHLVEELSLHEVPERIARYLLTQAKERGACFTLDYTHAELAAQLGTVREVVTRTLNRFRKAGWITIQNGQITVTDPEALQALACSDS, encoded by the coding sequence ATGGAGGCACTGGAAGCGCTCAGGCGCGTACTGTTCTTGCGCGATGCGGACGAGCAGGTTCTGCGCAGTTTGCTCGCTCGCGCTCGCACAATCAACGTTGGGCGTGGCGAGGTACTGTTCCTGCGCGGCGAGCCGTGTCATGGGCTGTACGTCGTCCTGCAGGGCGCGATTCGCCTGTACAATAGCAGCTCCAGCGGCAGGGAACAAGTTATCGGTGTAGAGCGCAGTGGCTCGCTCATCGGCGAATTGCCACTGTTCGATGGGGGGAATCAGCCTTGCTCGGCAGAAGCGATGATACCCTCCCGCCTGCTCTTCATCCCCCGCGAGCACTTTCTTGCCATACTCCATGCACACCCCGAGCTGATGCAGGCTGCACTGCGTGCGCTGGCTATTCGAGTGCGCCGATTGCTTCATCTGGTAGAAGAGCTTTCCCTGCACGAGGTACCCGAGCGAATCGCCCGCTACCTGCTCACACAGGCAAAAGAAAGAGGCGCGTGCTTCACCCTCGACTACACCCATGCCGAGCTGGCGGCACAACTGGGCACAGTGCGTGAGGTAGTCACGCGCACTCTGAATCGCTTCCGCAAAGCGGGCTGGATTACCATACAGAACGGGCAGATTACCGTCACAGACCCGGAAGCCCTGCAAGCGCTAGCTTGTAGCGATAGCTAG
- a CDS encoding CHRD domain-containing protein: MSRFGLRFALLAVLVAAVALPSSAGLWYLQATLTGSQEVPPVSTSANGVLFGSYDDVTKTINLAITVNGILQSDLTASHIHRAPVGVNGPVIFPIGGGSSYASLGSQLIKVINGASFPAAEEANLLSGNTYINIHTTAYPGGEIRGQITALPVVPEPATMAGLGIGVGLLALRRRRI; this comes from the coding sequence TTGAGCAGATTTGGATTGCGCTTCGCTTTGCTGGCGGTACTGGTAGCAGCGGTAGCATTGCCATCCAGCGCAGGATTGTGGTACCTGCAAGCGACCTTGACTGGTTCGCAAGAGGTACCACCGGTCTCTACCAGTGCTAATGGCGTGCTCTTCGGCAGCTATGATGATGTCACCAAGACCATCAACTTGGCTATCACAGTGAACGGCATCCTGCAAAGCGACCTTACCGCTTCACACATCCACCGCGCCCCTGTGGGTGTCAACGGACCTGTCATCTTCCCCATTGGTGGCGGGAGCAGCTACGCCTCGCTCGGCAGCCAGCTTATCAAGGTAATCAATGGCGCGTCGTTCCCCGCAGCTGAAGAGGCAAACCTGCTGAGCGGTAACACGTACATCAATATCCACACTACCGCTTATCCGGGCGGTGAGATTCGCGGACAGATTACCGCTTTGCCGGTGGTGCCGGAGCCCGCTACGATGGCTGGGTTGGGCATCGGTGTGGGACTGCTAGCGCTCCGACGGCGGCGAATCTAG
- a CDS encoding 4Fe-4S ferredoxin, whose product MAYVIAEPCIGVKDKACVAVCPVDCIKEGVFTDNDGTSYDMLFINPDECIDCGLCEPECPVSAIFAETDVPSQWQHFIRINREAFTSGQVGG is encoded by the coding sequence ATGGCATACGTGATTGCCGAACCCTGTATTGGCGTGAAAGACAAAGCGTGCGTCGCAGTGTGTCCGGTAGATTGCATCAAGGAAGGCGTTTTCACTGACAACGACGGTACCAGCTACGACATGCTGTTCATCAACCCGGATGAGTGTATCGACTGCGGGCTGTGCGAGCCGGAGTGCCCCGTTAGCGCGATTTTCGCGGAGACGGACGTGCCCAGCCAGTGGCAGCACTTTATCCGCATCAACCGCGAGGCGTTCACGAGCGGGCAGGTGGGGGGCTAG
- a CDS encoding mechanosensitive ion channel protein MscS: MHGWWNAIRLEEHLQRSVDAGLQLFKIALLYFVVRFLVARLGRSTVNRLESMERIAAQKPRIRTLGNLIRSIVEYTVLIVAILMALRAVGMDITPLLATAGVAGLAVGFGAQRLVRDMISGFFLLAENQFAVGEVVTISGINGVVEEVGMRTTRLRDEQGRMVIIANGDVNLVINHSRAGGVRLSVEVRVASTADQQVVTDVLQAAASEAGIKQVIVGVAAFDAASITLRLTGEVPAHEREARELRMKALLLQRLREANVPLV; this comes from the coding sequence ATGCATGGCTGGTGGAACGCAATAAGGCTGGAGGAACATTTGCAGCGCAGCGTGGACGCGGGATTGCAGCTGTTCAAAATTGCGCTGCTCTACTTCGTCGTGCGTTTTCTGGTTGCGCGGCTAGGGCGTTCAACGGTGAATCGCCTGGAAAGTATGGAGCGCATTGCTGCGCAAAAACCGCGCATTCGTACGCTGGGCAACCTCATACGCAGTATCGTGGAATATACTGTGCTGATTGTCGCTATCCTGATGGCACTGCGCGCAGTGGGAATGGACATTACCCCTCTGCTGGCAACGGCGGGAGTAGCAGGCTTGGCTGTGGGCTTTGGGGCACAGAGGCTGGTTAGGGATATGATTTCGGGTTTTTTCCTGCTGGCGGAGAACCAGTTCGCGGTAGGCGAGGTGGTGACTATCAGTGGCATTAACGGCGTCGTGGAAGAGGTGGGGATGCGCACCACTCGTCTGCGAGACGAACAGGGGCGGATGGTAATTATCGCCAACGGCGATGTCAATCTGGTGATTAACCACTCGCGTGCTGGGGGTGTACGGCTGAGCGTGGAGGTGCGCGTTGCTTCCACCGCTGACCAGCAGGTGGTAACAGATGTGCTGCAAGCTGCCGCAAGCGAGGCAGGCATAAAGCAGGTGATAGTGGGAGTAGCAGCCTTCGATGCCGCCTCCATCACCCTCCGCCTGACCGGCGAGGTGCCAGCACACGAGCGCGAGGCGCGTGAACTGCGGATGAAGGCATTGCTCCTGCAGCGTCTACGTGAGGCGAACGTGCCACTGGTATAG
- a CDS encoding 4Fe-4S ferredoxin has product MAYVIVDTCTKDRVCVDICPVDCIKEGVFTDGDGKVYDMLFINPDECIDCGVCEPECPTSSIFAETNLPDDLKHFARINREAFASGQVG; this is encoded by the coding sequence ATGGCATACGTCATTGTGGACACCTGCACCAAAGATCGGGTCTGTGTTGATATCTGCCCTGTAGACTGCATCAAGGAAGGTGTCTTTACCGACGGCGACGGTAAAGTTTACGATATGCTGTTCATCAACCCGGACGAGTGCATCGACTGCGGTGTATGCGAGCCGGAGTGCCCCACGAGCTCCATCTTCGCCGAAACGAACCTGCCTGATGATCTCAAGCACTTCGCCCGCATCAACCGCGAAGCCTTTGCCAGTGGGCAAGTTGGGTAA
- the gcvPB gene encoding putative glycine dehydrogenase (decarboxylating) subunit 2, translating to MEPLIYEISSPGRCGVNLPECDVPERPVQELLGAENLREDLPLPEVSELDVVRHFVRLSQRNYGIEVGFYPLGSCTMKYNPRVHEKVASLPNFTQLHPLQPESTVQGALQLLWELQQYLGEIAGMEAVTLQPAAGAHGEILSLMIFKAYHASRGEATQRKVVLVPDSAHGTNPASAASCGFTVRTLPSDERGCIDLKALREAVGPDTVGLMLTNPNTLGLFETQVREVCEAVHQAGGLVYCDGANMNALLGIARPGDMGFDAVHFNLHKTFSTPHGGGGPGAGAIAVKAFLEPFLPVPVVTRRTDGSFALQYDRPHSIGRIHSFYGNFLNALRAYAYIRTLGPDGLRAVAEHAVLNANYLRVRLQGIFPAAYDRACMHECVLTAQRYKAEYGVRALDIAKRLIDYGFHPPTMYFPLIVPEALMIEPTETESMQTLDAFVDALYRIAEEARDNPELLHDAPHHTPVRRLDEAKAAKELCVCWQPGD from the coding sequence ATGGAACCTCTGATATATGAAATCTCCTCACCGGGCAGGTGTGGGGTGAACCTGCCAGAGTGTGACGTACCGGAACGCCCGGTGCAGGAGTTGCTGGGTGCAGAAAACCTGCGCGAAGACCTGCCCCTTCCTGAAGTGAGCGAACTGGATGTCGTTCGGCACTTCGTGCGTCTTTCTCAGCGTAATTACGGTATCGAGGTGGGGTTCTATCCGCTCGGCTCGTGCACCATGAAGTACAATCCGCGTGTGCACGAAAAGGTGGCTTCCCTACCGAACTTCACCCAGCTGCACCCGCTGCAACCCGAGTCCACCGTGCAGGGCGCTTTGCAACTGCTGTGGGAATTGCAACAGTATCTGGGCGAGATCGCGGGCATGGAGGCAGTTACCCTGCAACCCGCGGCGGGCGCACATGGCGAAATCCTCAGCCTGATGATTTTCAAGGCGTACCATGCCAGCCGAGGCGAGGCGACGCAACGTAAAGTGGTGCTGGTGCCCGATTCGGCACACGGCACGAACCCGGCGTCCGCGGCATCCTGCGGCTTTACGGTGCGGACTCTTCCCTCCGACGAGCGTGGATGCATCGACCTGAAAGCGTTGCGCGAGGCGGTGGGACCGGATACCGTCGGGTTGATGCTGACCAACCCCAACACGCTGGGGCTGTTCGAGACGCAGGTGCGTGAGGTGTGCGAGGCAGTGCACCAGGCAGGCGGGCTGGTGTACTGCGACGGCGCGAACATGAACGCCTTGCTGGGCATCGCGCGACCGGGCGATATGGGCTTCGATGCCGTGCACTTCAATCTCCACAAGACCTTCTCCACACCACATGGCGGAGGCGGCCCGGGCGCAGGCGCCATTGCGGTCAAAGCCTTTTTGGAGCCGTTCTTGCCCGTGCCGGTGGTCACCCGCCGCACTGACGGCAGTTTCGCACTGCAGTACGACCGTCCGCACAGCATCGGGCGCATTCACTCGTTTTATGGCAACTTCTTGAATGCGCTACGCGCCTACGCCTACATCCGCACGCTTGGACCGGATGGACTGCGTGCCGTCGCCGAGCACGCCGTGCTCAATGCCAACTATCTACGTGTCAGACTGCAGGGCATCTTCCCCGCCGCGTATGACCGGGCATGCATGCATGAGTGCGTATTAACCGCCCAGCGTTACAAAGCGGAGTACGGCGTGCGTGCGCTAGACATCGCCAAACGACTGATAGATTACGGCTTTCATCCGCCCACCATGTACTTCCCGTTGATCGTGCCCGAGGCGCTGATGATTGAGCCCACGGAGACCGAGAGCATGCAGACGCTGGACGCTTTCGTAGACGCCCTGTACCGCATTGCCGAAGAGGCACGCGACAACCCTGAACTGCTCCATGATGCGCCACATCACACCCCAGTGCGCCGGCTGGACGAAGCAAAGGCGGCGAAGGAGCTGTGCGTGTGCTGGCAACCTGGCGATTGA
- the feoB gene encoding ferrous iron transport protein B, translating to MRKAAGHACESCALREHLVQMGVRVDSFDYVLALAGNPNTGKSTVFNALTGLRQHTGNWPGKTVTRMEGAFEFNGKRYKIVDLPGTYSLLSASVDEEVARDFVLFTKPDAVVVVVDATALERNLNLVLQVLEITDRVVVCLNLMDEAERKGIEIDHRALSRELGVPVVPTAARQGVGLGLLMQTVAELVQGRLRTSPRRVKVDEKVEQALGELIPVIRQAYPDLPNARWVAMRLLDGDYNVRRSLENGDLLRLARNDASEEEVERARTYASHILSHAEMLQRHLEGSFRDRMVESLYAEAEAIARKVVHRKGDRRWDWDQRLDSILTSRVWGLPIMGLLLMGVFWVTIQGANVISEFIATGLFWIEAKGSALFNTLGMPWWLTGFLWHGVYRGLAWVVSVMLPPMAIFFPIFTILEDMGYLPRVAFNMDRFFKKAGAHGKQALTMAMGLGCNAAGVVATRIINSPRERLIAILTNNFMPCNGRWPLLITMSALFVAAAFPPAFAAAVAAGALVAVVLIGVLTTFIVSAVLSRTVLKGEASSFTLELPPYRKPNVLAVLYTSLIDRTLLVLWRAVVMAAPAGGVIWLLANIHAGGQSLSQWISGWLDPVGRAIGLDGVVLLAYIIAIPANEIVVPTIIMTYMGAGMITELESLNDLRRLLVEQHGWTTMTAISLMLFSLLHNPCSTTILTIWRETKSAKWTWVATFLPLGIAFAVLLVLNAVVRTFR from the coding sequence ATGAGAAAAGCAGCCGGTCACGCCTGTGAATCGTGCGCTTTACGTGAGCACCTGGTGCAGATGGGCGTACGGGTGGACTCGTTCGACTACGTGCTGGCGCTGGCGGGCAATCCGAACACCGGCAAAAGCACCGTGTTCAATGCGCTCACCGGTTTGCGCCAGCACACCGGCAACTGGCCCGGCAAGACGGTCACTCGCATGGAGGGCGCGTTCGAGTTTAACGGCAAGCGATACAAAATCGTTGACCTACCGGGCACCTACTCCCTGCTCTCCGCTTCGGTAGATGAAGAGGTCGCTCGTGATTTCGTGCTGTTTACCAAACCCGATGCGGTCGTGGTGGTAGTGGATGCGACCGCTCTGGAGCGCAACCTGAACCTTGTGCTTCAGGTGCTGGAAATTACCGACCGCGTGGTGGTGTGCCTGAACCTTATGGACGAAGCAGAGCGTAAGGGTATCGAGATAGACCATCGTGCTCTGTCACGCGAGCTGGGTGTGCCTGTCGTGCCGACGGCGGCGCGTCAGGGCGTTGGGCTGGGATTGCTCATGCAAACGGTAGCGGAACTGGTGCAGGGCAGGCTCCGCACTTCGCCGCGCCGGGTGAAGGTGGATGAAAAGGTAGAGCAGGCTCTAGGGGAACTGATACCCGTGATACGGCAAGCCTATCCTGACCTCCCGAACGCACGCTGGGTAGCCATGCGCTTGCTGGACGGCGACTACAACGTGCGTCGGTCGCTGGAAAACGGCGATCTGCTACGCCTCGCCAGAAATGACGCCAGCGAGGAAGAGGTAGAACGAGCGCGCACGTACGCCAGCCATATCCTCTCACACGCCGAGATGCTACAGCGTCATCTGGAGGGTTCCTTCCGTGACCGCATGGTAGAATCGCTATATGCTGAAGCGGAAGCCATCGCCCGCAAAGTAGTGCACCGGAAGGGTGACCGCCGCTGGGACTGGGACCAGCGGTTGGACAGCATCCTTACCTCGCGCGTATGGGGACTGCCCATTATGGGATTGCTGTTGATGGGCGTTTTCTGGGTCACCATCCAGGGCGCAAACGTGATTTCCGAATTCATCGCTACAGGATTATTCTGGATAGAGGCGAAGGGTAGTGCACTCTTCAATACGCTGGGCATGCCATGGTGGCTCACCGGCTTTCTGTGGCATGGTGTGTATCGAGGGCTGGCATGGGTGGTCTCCGTGATGTTACCGCCGATGGCAATCTTCTTCCCGATATTCACCATTCTGGAGGACATGGGCTATCTGCCGCGTGTGGCGTTCAACATGGACCGCTTCTTCAAGAAGGCAGGCGCGCACGGCAAGCAGGCGCTGACAATGGCGATGGGCTTGGGTTGTAACGCTGCGGGCGTGGTGGCAACGCGCATTATTAACTCGCCGCGCGAGCGACTGATAGCTATTCTCACCAATAACTTCATGCCCTGCAACGGGCGGTGGCCGCTGTTGATTACTATGAGCGCGTTGTTTGTGGCGGCAGCGTTTCCGCCCGCGTTTGCCGCAGCAGTGGCAGCCGGCGCCCTGGTTGCTGTGGTGTTAATCGGTGTATTGACCACCTTCATCGTATCCGCAGTGCTATCGCGTACCGTGCTGAAAGGCGAAGCCAGCAGCTTTACGCTGGAGCTACCCCCATATCGCAAGCCCAATGTGTTGGCGGTGCTGTATACCTCGCTGATCGACCGTACCTTGCTGGTATTGTGGCGGGCGGTGGTCATGGCAGCACCGGCAGGAGGAGTTATCTGGTTGCTAGCGAATATCCACGCGGGCGGGCAGAGCCTGTCGCAATGGATTTCCGGCTGGCTGGACCCGGTTGGACGTGCTATCGGGCTGGATGGTGTGGTATTGCTGGCGTACATTATCGCTATCCCCGCCAACGAGATTGTTGTGCCTACGATCATCATGACCTACATGGGCGCGGGCATGATAACCGAGCTGGAGAGCCTGAACGACCTGCGTCGCCTGCTGGTGGAACAACACGGCTGGACAACCATGACCGCCATCAGCCTGATGCTCTTCTCTCTGCTGCACAACCCGTGCTCCACAACCATCCTGACGATATGGCGCGAGACCAAGAGCGCAAAGTGGACGTGGGTAGCTACCTTCCTCCCACTGGGCATCGCCTTTGCTGTGCTGCTGGTATTGAACGCCGTGGTCAGAACATTTCGTTAG